A part of Aegilops tauschii subsp. strangulata cultivar AL8/78 chromosome 2, Aet v6.0, whole genome shotgun sequence genomic DNA contains:
- the LOC109770066 gene encoding SPX domain-containing protein 6, whose translation MKFGKWLKRQIEQSLPAWKDEFLSYNELKPVIGAVSPAEFVARLDVEIEKINAFFIEQEEFFIITHRELQGAIRSALERKPAVPAAAHEAEIAAIRREIVNFHGEMVLLLNYSSVNYIGLAKILKKYDKRTGAGIRLAVIETVLVQPFFTAEAVSLMVRECEAMMEAVFPTAPGEGQAAARRDREALVAAEQRIFRNTVSALLAMQDVRSGSSTRGRHSLPPLNLPDSDWLRSF comes from the exons ATGAAATTCGGAAAGTGGCTCAAGCGGCAGATCGAGCAGAGCCTCCCGGCGTGGAAGGACGAGTTTCTGAGCTACAACGAGCTCAAGCCCGTCATCGGCGCCGTCTCGCCGGCCGAGTTCGTCGCCCGCCTCGACGTTGAGATCGAGAAGATCAACGCCTTCTTCATCGAGCAGGaggagttcttcatcatcacacACAGG GAGCTGCAGGGGGCGATCAGGAGCGCGCTGGAGAGGAAGCCggcggtgccggcggcggcgcacgAGGCGGAGATCGCGGCGATCCGGAGGGAGATCGTTAACTTCCACGGCGAGATGGTGCTGCTGCTCAACTACAGCAGCGTCAACTACATCGGCCTGGCCAAGATCCTCAAGAAGTATGACAAGCGCACGGGCGCCGGGATCCGGCTCGCCGTCATCGAGACCGTGCTAGTGCAGCCCTTCTTCACGGCGGAGGCGGTGTCCCTGATGGTgagggagtgcgaggccatgatGGAGGCGGTGTTCCCCACGGCGCCCGGCGAggggcaggcggcggcgcggcgggaccgcGAGGCCCTGGTCGCCGCGGAGCAGAGGATCTTCCGCAACACCGTGTCGGCGCTCCTGGCCATGCAGGACGTGCGCAGCGGCAGCTCCACGCGCGGCCGCCACTCGCTGCCGCCGCTCAACCTGCCTGACTCGGACTGGCTCCGCTCCTTCTAG